In Gossypium hirsutum isolate 1008001.06 chromosome D01, Gossypium_hirsutum_v2.1, whole genome shotgun sequence, the genomic window CAATAACAAATATGTGGGTTCAAGGTTTCAAAGATTGAGGATGgataatgaataaaaataaatattatatcaaaaaattatacactagtgtatcaaatattaatcTATTTTTACTTAATAACGagcttgttattttatttttaagataaaaaatatttattaattaattattaatctaatTCCTAATGTGCTTAATTAGTTAACTATATCTACTCTGGTGTCTAGCTGTAAAGTCTAAATTGCTTTTGGTTTAGGTTGTCCTAATACAAAAATTTAATGATGACAAAGTTATAAACATGTCTTAAAACACACAAATTAAGTTTGTAACATTGATACCCTTTCTATGTTTCTAGCATTGTCATGTTTTAAGCATTGTATTTTCCCAATGTAAAACTATATAAGACTCTAAAATATTACGTGGATTACATTAACCTCTTTGTTagtattcttttttttattataaaatattgcaTTGAAACCTCAAATAAGTTAAGATGTCAAAAAATGATTATATAAATCATCTTTGTTTATAATACactaattaaaaccatgcatcgAAAGTTCCAACATCAACGTtacctaaaaatttttatttttgttagagttgtgtgactcaaATCCCGACATAAAAATTTTGAGGTGTAACTcatttgttaaagaaataaaatagagaggCAAAATTGAGAATATGTGAGTATGGAACTTGCTGCACAAGTTGAATTCGTATAAAACTATATCTGTTCTATTAGACGTTGATTATAAAAGGGTTGTTTGACCCTTAAAACATGTATAGCAGAAAACCTCTTGTATTTgttgtttttcaacattagtcTCGTGGTTTTTCTCGAAAAGagtttttcacttaaaatttgtgtgttctttttttttcttattgctCTGTGATCATTTCTATTGCCATTATCGACGTACAGTACAACGATTTTCAAAGTCATTTTTATTACCATAAATTTAAACAATGAGTAATGAAAAGTTTAATGtaaaaattaaagttatttttatatgtttatgtaatatttgatatgattaatattttaataacttgACTGTTGTATTTCATGTATTACTCACATTGATCATGCATTTCTTGCAAAATGCTTAACTGAAAACTTTCTAATATCACATTGATTGTTGCATTTCttgcaaaatattttttttttcatgaaacaactttgaacttCATCtgtgaaccaaaattcaaataactttcTTCTCTGATCTCTAACACTGGCTGTCAGATTGATTTGGATCTAAGATGTGTTCTACTCGTCAATGGGTACTAATCCACCGTACCGATCATCGAATTGTTACTTGGAGCTCGCTAACTGGATTTCCAAAAAGAAAACTTAACAACCCAACgtctaaaaaaaaaactttcgaaaaattcagtgaccattttgtaactttttaaagttatgtGACCAAAACATACATCTACCAATAATTTAGTAACCTGAGTATAATTTACCCATAATTTACCATGATCAAGATCAACTATTACGTTCATTGATTAGAATCTCCGACATCGTCATGAATGGAATTTGAAATATATAGCAACTGTTTTCAAATAAGCAATAGACAAAGGACAAAGTGAGTGCaaattgagaataaaaaaaataggagAAATGTAAGGAATGGTAAAAGAAAAAGCAAAGGAATTAATAAGGGAAGAGCGGCCATGTATGGGTGTTGAAAATCTCGGGAAAGATGTGAAGGTACGTGGAAAAGAATCGTTTAGGTTTAAACCACACCCCACCCAAGCCAGCGCACTTCTCGCCAATCCTGTGACTTACCTCGTCcccactctcttttttttttatatatattatcagggtaaaatttttcttttatatatatatattagggtaaattttatttatatgttttcaaatcattttcaaaatttttatatactAGCCCTTGTATGTTAGCGTGAAACACACGTGGCATGGTAGGTGTAACTGTTTGATATTTGGTCTATTGTACAAGGACTAATgtgctatttttttattaaagaaagcaaaatgcaatctaacctCTACTATaggggcctccatgatacttACCTAAAATGTTTCAAGTGAAttcttaaaatattgttattatatCGTTAAGCAAATATTAAATATTAGCTAAgaatatttaaaacatgtaaattaaattgtaaatacaaacaatttaaatttgatatgttaaaagataatattaatatcaaaatttagtagatatatttttaatagattatATCCGAATTATTTATGCGATAGGTTTTCAAAGACGAATCCAACAGGAACAATACCAAGGGTCCAAGTAAGGGGCCTCCTCCTCCCCAAGAAAAATTAGGAAACTTACCctttaatttacaaattaatatataatgaaattataCTCCAattcttaaaaatgataaaaatacaatttaattattatgaaaatagtaataaaattacatcttaattcatataataatttataatttaaagcaTTTGGCCCTTTTATCTCTtcagaaattgtaaaattataaattgatgataaatatttatttttgaccCGAaagatttataatttaatttttttctccaaaaaaTTCTAACATTACCCTAGTCCATGTATTTTAAATATGGCCTAAGTCAAATCCTATCTAGTATTTATGAAggaagttaataaaaaaattaattgttatgaTGATAATATCgataatttaattaaaaggatAAACTCTCAAATAATCAATTAACTATTAGCATATTTTTGTTCTGAtgattaaagtaaaaataaaaatcgaaAACATTCGTGTTGACTTGACAGCTAGGGTGTTTATTGCCTCAAACGTAGTCTGGGTTCAAGTCGTGCTAGTCACATTGTTGCTAGGGTTTTATCATTCTcttgttattaaaaaaataaaataaaaaattagaacctgaattaaaatttgaaaaccaacCCTAATATTAACAGTCACACTCACATTGTTCTTTTAAGACAAAACCAAACCTAGTTTTTAACTCTCTTGTTTATTTATCTCTCTATTGTCGACAATGGTGAGACATCAGATCCTCACCTATATAACTTTAAAATACTGCCATACGAACCCCCTACAGTTTGCAGCTTTTGTTTTTTTAGTGTAAAATGTAAATCttagtattaataataataatttctcttATCACAATCTTGCCTCGATATTTTAAATCCCTTCAGATTTGAATCAAGAACTCTCCTCATTCCTTCCTTTTTATCTTATATTTGTAGCCAACTTGTTTCTCCCCcttcaaaaccaaaaaaaaaaacccccttCTTTTTGCTTTTTTGCACTGTTTTATTTTCTCTCTGGTTAAAAAGTTGAAAGCTCGTCAACTCTTTCATGGTGCTGAAAACCATagcttgttgttgttgttgacagtTGAGATTTTTGTTCCTTTTTCTAGTTTTACATCTTGTTTTTCAATGATGGGTCGAAAGCATTTACATGAGTTGCTTCAAGAGGATCAAGAACCGTTTGTTTTGAAGAAATACATTGCTGACAGACGTTGTGAACTGAAGAAACCGTCCCCGAAAACTCACTTACAGATCAAAAAACGAAAACCCATCACTCAAACCTCGAGTTTCCCTTCGAATTTCTGCAAAAATGCTTGCTTTTTCTCGACGAAAACAACAACGGACTTTACCAAGTCTCCATTGTTTGAATTCCCATCACCTGTTAAAAGAAGTCCATGTAAAAGCCCCAATGCTATTTTTCTTCACATCCCAGCAAGAACAGCTGCTATTCTTCTTGAAGCTGCTTTAAGGATTCAAAAGCAATCGAAAACTAAAAACAATGGTGGTTCTTCCGGGTTATTCGGTTCTATTTTGAAGAGGATAACTCATCGTAACAAAAGTCGGAATAGTGAAATAAGTAACGTTGAAGGAGCTGAAGTGTCGGTGAAAGATATTCTAAGGTGGGATTCGAGTGTTGGTAAAAATAATCAAAGTGGTCGGCCGAGTAGCAGTGCCGTTTGGTCGGAAACTAATGAAGAAAAATCGATGGATTTGGATTTGGATACTTCTTGTAGCTGCAGCCAATCCGAGGATTTCGAAGAGATTTTCGTTAATAAAGATGGTTTACGAAGTAACGCGGCTTTTGGTTCTTGTGATGAACATTTTTGTGAAAGCCCTTTCCATTTCGTGCTTCAAAAAAGCCCTTCCTTTACTCATCGGACACCACTCTTCTCTTCACAGACGACTTCCCCAAGTAGACGCCAAAAAGAGGTTAGTAATAGTAGCAATTTATTTAATCACCATTGCTAattaattgaaatgtgatttgaagAGTAAAAAAcaaattacttaatttaaaaGCTTCTTCATTAATGGAAGCATTTGAGTGAACTCGTGACTCAGCTGAGCAGTGAGTTGTCTAACTGTCGGTAAATATAATCAACTTCGTTACTAATTTTTTGCCGGCATTAGATCTGATTTGACTAATATGCCCTTTTTTGTTGAAAGGTTTTAGGGGGGTTAAATATGCCATTTAGTCTTGTAAGTTAGTTTTAAGTGTAATTTTGATACAAACTTGTTTTATACGAAGGGCCTGTCAAGTAAATAATTTCCCTAGAAGGacaaatatttatttgttttcttctGTTGGATCCCATCACTAAAATCAGACAATTGTTTCTGAATTTTTGATTGGAAAAGTCAACAATCCAATCAATTAGCAATTACAAGTATAGACAAACCCTTTAATAATCACGTAAAATTTTGACTGATGCCAAATTGAAGAATTGTTGTCTGAAGAATAACATGTCTGAACTGAAAACAGGACAAAGAAAATTACCAAGTTgggaactttaaaaaattacaagtagaagaagaagaggaagaacaATGCAGCCCTGTTTCGGTTTTGGACCCTCCGTTCGAGGATGACGATGATCGACACGTCAATGACGATAACGACGATGACAACGATGATGAGAAGGATGGTTTTGATCTCGAATGCAGCTATGCAAATGTACAAAGtacggttttttttttttttctgaatcacttgagttaatttttttgtaCCATTCCTTTCAGTTTATGTGGTCTTTAATGGTGTAGTTGATAGCTAAGATGCCGGTACAAGTAAGGTCTTTGTCTTAAAAGTCAGGTTACAGTTTGTCGTAAACTAgtgatttgttaaaatttttatccacttttattattaaaaattagttcATGTATGTTAGAATAGGGTACATGCACGTGTAACTATTTAGTTATTCCGTCAATCACGTCaaattttaacagtaaaaattgataaaattttaataggaATGACTTGTTTACTCATCTTAATCTAATTTACaggaattaattaatttattttttgagtaaaaaaaacaaaatacttTTACCATATAAAATTGTTTAGTTAAATACCCTTTCTGGTGATTGATGATATGTGGGATCCATGGAAATTTTGTTggcatttaatattttagtttaaactgACCTGTTGTTGAAGTAGACACCACTAGTTTTGTCATAATTTCATGTGACCCACATTTCTATGTTAGTTGATATGTCTTTGATTTTGCTTGTACATTTATAGTTTTCAATTTGTTGGACCATGCAACCATATACTTAAAATGttacttgaaaattttttttttcaagttttcaaatttgtTGAATGTTGTGTGTTTACCAGGAGCAAAGCAGCAACTACTGCACAAACTTCGGAGATTCGAGAAACTTGCCGAATTAGATCCAATTGAACTCGAGAAACGAATGttagaagatgatgatgatgatgatgataatgaagaaGAGGAAGTGGAGAACGAATCGGTTTATTCAGATAGTGAAATTAACATAGATGTCATTATTCAACAAGTGCTTAAATCAAGCTTCCAAAATCCGGAACGTGTCCCTGACTGCATGA contains:
- the LOC107928133 gene encoding uncharacterized protein DDB_G0283697; this encodes MMGRKHLHELLQEDQEPFVLKKYIADRRCELKKPSPKTHLQIKKRKPITQTSSFPSNFCKNACFFSTKTTTDFTKSPLFEFPSPVKRSPCKSPNAIFLHIPARTAAILLEAALRIQKQSKTKNNGGSSGLFGSILKRITHRNKSRNSEISNVEGAEVSVKDILRWDSSVGKNNQSGRPSSSAVWSETNEEKSMDLDLDTSCSCSQSEDFEEIFVNKDGLRSNAAFGSCDEHFCESPFHFVLQKSPSFTHRTPLFSSQTTSPSRRQKEDKENYQVGNFKKLQVEEEEEEQCSPVSVLDPPFEDDDDRHVNDDNDDDNDDEKDGFDLECSYANVQRAKQQLLHKLRRFEKLAELDPIELEKRMLEDDDDDDDNEEEEVENESVYSDSEINIDVIIQQVLKSSFQNPERVPDCMKRLVSDLITEEEAEADSDLETVAKRVCKRIESWKDVESNTIDMMVDQDFKRLEVDGWKRNEEQIKEIGSQLEYAIFGLLMEELSEELVCLNGI